The following are encoded together in the Gemmatimonadaceae bacterium genome:
- a CDS encoding LytTR family DNA-binding domain-containing protein codes for MITDLNKIRVAIVDDEELARERMRALLSEHNDIEVVAECADGAEALRAIDDKNPDLVFLDVQMPDVDGFEVVEALERGDPEAPQGTGVKAPAIVFVTAHDDHALKAFEIHALDFLLKPFDEARFEKTLSRARRHVRQSRDTVDARLLALLEDLRTERRGQRHSDRLIVKSGGRVFFLRTEEIDWVEAAGNYVRLHARSESHLLRESMKNMEGRLDPNTFVRIHRSAIVNIDRVKELEPWFHGEYIVIMRDGTRLTASRVYSDRLSALIE; via the coding sequence TTGATTACCGATCTCAACAAAATCCGCGTCGCGATCGTCGACGACGAAGAGCTCGCGCGTGAGCGCATGCGCGCACTACTCTCGGAGCACAACGACATCGAAGTCGTTGCCGAGTGCGCCGACGGCGCCGAGGCACTGCGCGCCATCGACGACAAGAATCCTGATCTCGTTTTTCTCGACGTTCAAATGCCCGACGTCGATGGATTCGAGGTCGTCGAGGCGCTCGAGCGCGGCGATCCCGAGGCGCCTCAAGGCACTGGCGTCAAGGCGCCAGCAATCGTGTTCGTCACCGCACACGACGATCACGCCCTCAAGGCTTTCGAGATCCACGCGCTCGACTTTCTTCTCAAGCCTTTCGACGAAGCACGATTCGAGAAGACGCTCTCGCGTGCACGACGGCACGTGCGACAGTCGCGCGACACGGTCGATGCTCGCCTGTTGGCCCTACTCGAGGATCTGCGTACCGAACGTCGTGGACAGCGACACTCCGATCGCCTGATCGTCAAATCGGGCGGTCGCGTGTTCTTCCTGAGGACCGAAGAGATCGACTGGGTCGAGGCAGCGGGCAACTACGTTCGTCTGCATGCGCGTAGCGAATCGCATCTGCTCCGTGAAAGCATGAAGAACATGGAAGGTCGTCTCGATCCGAACACGTTCGTGCGGATCCATCGTTCGGCCATCGTGAACATCGATCGCGTAAAAGAGCTCGAGCCCTGGTTCCACGGTGAGTACATCGTCATCATGCGCGACGGCACCCGATTGACGGCAAGTCGCGTGTACTCGGATCGGCTGAGCGCGCTAATCGAGTAG
- a CDS encoding TIGR01777 family oxidoreductase, producing MTYSHRREPDQSTRRIAISGASGFLGAALAAQLQREGMTVQRLRRSERATPPDVSWRPDKGEIDIAALNGVDAIVNLAGAQIARRWTHRRKREIRDSRVTSTTVLANAIARLEHPPTVFVSGSAIGVYGDRGDEELDEESAIGTGFLADVASAWEQSTEPARLAGIRVVLIRTGIVLNPSGGALAKLLLPFKLGIGGRIGLGTQWMSWIGLEDWIAAVEFALAADVAGPVNLVAPNPVPNADFVTTLARVLGRPTLLPVPASAISLVFGEMGRETLLGSQRVHPRRLVKAGFEFAHPTLEQSLRQELALGASPAKSQPLAPQV from the coding sequence ATGACGTATTCGCACCGTCGCGAGCCAGACCAGTCGACTCGGCGCATTGCCATCAGCGGAGCCTCTGGGTTCCTGGGCGCCGCGCTCGCCGCGCAACTGCAGCGAGAGGGCATGACCGTTCAACGCCTCCGTCGAAGCGAGCGCGCTACTCCTCCCGACGTCTCATGGCGACCGGATAAGGGAGAGATCGACATCGCCGCACTGAACGGTGTCGACGCGATCGTGAATCTCGCCGGCGCGCAGATCGCCCGACGCTGGACACACAGGCGGAAACGAGAGATTCGCGACAGCCGAGTCACATCGACAACGGTCCTTGCGAACGCGATCGCGCGCCTCGAGCATCCGCCGACAGTATTCGTCAGCGGATCCGCGATTGGGGTCTACGGCGATCGTGGCGACGAGGAGCTCGACGAGGAGAGCGCGATCGGAACGGGGTTCCTCGCCGACGTTGCCTCTGCGTGGGAGCAATCGACGGAACCGGCCCGCCTGGCCGGAATTCGGGTCGTGCTCATACGCACGGGCATTGTGCTGAATCCCAGCGGCGGTGCGCTCGCGAAGCTGCTTCTGCCCTTCAAGCTTGGGATTGGCGGGCGAATCGGATTGGGGACTCAGTGGATGAGTTGGATCGGACTCGAGGACTGGATTGCTGCCGTTGAATTCGCGCTCGCCGCCGACGTTGCGGGTCCGGTCAATCTCGTCGCGCCCAACCCCGTGCCTAACGCGGACTTCGTGACGACCCTAGCGCGCGTCCTCGGTCGGCCGACACTCCTTCCCGTTCCTGCGAGCGCGATCAGTCTCGTCTTCGGCGAGATGGGGCGTGAGACCTTACTCGGCAGCCAGCGCGTCCACCCCCGTCGTCTGGTGAAGGCGGGTTTCGAATTCGCTCATCCCACGCTCGAGCAGTCGCTGCGACAGGAGCTGGCGTTAGGGGCCAGTCCAGCGAAATCACAGCCCCTAGCGCCTCAGGTCTAG
- a CDS encoding sigma-54 dependent transcriptional regulator, with amino-acid sequence MATILYVDDDPTIGLLLEDTLLRAGHKAIGARSVPQALQALSYGDIELIISDFKMPGMTGLELLAHLRDEGYEIPLVMVTGYASIEHAVQAIKAGAADYITKPVRPEQLEHAVTKALQVARLRRENNVLRHEVMALRNERQIIGESAVMRRLLQTVATAAPTRATVLLQGESGTGKELVARAIHDQSERAEGPFIKLNCAALPEGLVESALFGHERGAFTGAIKRVAGAFERAHGGTLLLDEISEMRLDLQAKLLRVLQEQEFERVGGTSSIKVDVRIIATTNRDLATEAEAGRFRRDLFFRLSVIPIEIPPLRQRSEDVPLLAYRFAAHSATETKKEFAGISLDALALLQRYDWPGNVRELQHAIERAVILASGPMLLPTHFEGQRFGLIQKASSAREVGLRIHALETNGSDPSDLERVVLNSFDLGAAETQLIVRALEATEGNRTRAAELLGLSVRTLRNKLNALPRS; translated from the coding sequence ATGGCGACGATTCTGTACGTCGATGATGACCCGACTATCGGTCTGCTGCTCGAGGACACACTCCTCCGCGCGGGGCACAAGGCCATCGGGGCGCGCAGCGTACCGCAGGCACTACAAGCTCTCTCGTATGGCGACATCGAGCTGATCATTTCGGATTTCAAGATGCCCGGAATGACGGGTCTCGAGCTCCTCGCGCATCTTCGCGATGAGGGCTATGAAATCCCACTCGTCATGGTGACGGGATACGCCTCGATCGAGCACGCCGTGCAGGCCATCAAGGCAGGGGCCGCCGATTACATAACGAAACCCGTCCGGCCCGAACAGCTCGAGCACGCGGTGACCAAAGCTCTGCAAGTGGCTCGACTGCGAAGAGAGAACAACGTCCTGCGGCACGAAGTGATGGCGCTACGCAACGAGCGGCAGATCATCGGCGAGAGCGCAGTTATGCGGCGTCTGTTGCAAACAGTTGCGACGGCGGCGCCCACTCGAGCCACCGTGCTCCTCCAGGGAGAGTCGGGAACTGGCAAGGAGCTCGTAGCCCGGGCAATCCACGACCAGAGCGAGCGAGCGGAAGGTCCGTTCATCAAGCTGAATTGCGCTGCGCTGCCTGAGGGACTCGTCGAAAGTGCGCTCTTCGGTCACGAGCGCGGGGCATTCACCGGCGCTATCAAGCGCGTGGCCGGTGCATTCGAGCGCGCACACGGTGGAACGCTGCTGCTCGACGAGATCTCCGAGATGCGGCTCGATCTTCAGGCAAAGCTTCTGCGCGTTTTGCAGGAGCAGGAGTTCGAGCGCGTCGGAGGGACATCATCGATCAAGGTCGACGTCCGCATCATCGCAACCACGAACCGCGATCTCGCCACGGAAGCCGAAGCCGGCCGCTTTCGCCGCGATCTCTTTTTCCGCCTCAGCGTGATTCCAATCGAAATACCGCCGCTTCGTCAGCGTTCCGAGGATGTTCCGCTTCTGGCCTATCGGTTCGCCGCGCACTCGGCGACCGAGACGAAGAAGGAGTTTGCGGGAATCTCATTGGATGCGCTGGCCCTGCTGCAGCGATACGACTGGCCGGGAAATGTGCGGGAGCTGCAGCACGCGATCGAACGAGCAGTCATTCTGGCAAGCGGGCCGATGCTACTGCCGACGCACTTCGAGGGTCAGCGATTCGGTCTCATACAAAAAGCGAGCTCCGCTCGAGAGGTGGGGCTTCGGATCCACGCGTTGGAGACCAACGGCTCTGACCCCAGTGATCTCGAGCGAGTCGTACTGAACTCATTCGACCTCGGCGCGGCCGAGACGCAGTTGATCGTCCGAGCGCTCGAGGCGACAGAGGGGAATCGCACGCGCGCGGCCGAATTGCTGGGGCTGAGCGTGCGTACCTTGAGAAACAAACTGAATGCGCTGCCGAGGAGCTGA
- a CDS encoding FliA/WhiG family RNA polymerase sigma factor → MSPSLSYSLRLSSQTADASVSVLTEQHVGLVHHVARQLSRRLHDKVDLDELVSAGAVGLMQAAASYEPARGLTFSTYAVPRIRGSMLDELRRHDFMSRGARRKARSITAAREALLHRLGREAKSSEVAMELNVSVDTLRQWEMDVDGAIEVSLDVAPRALRDEGQLTAAGAIADESAPGADERLGQEEEVALLGLAIRGLRPQERTVLALYFYEELTLQEIARVLGLSASRISQIRGEALTKLRVQMRAD, encoded by the coding sequence ATGTCTCCCTCCCTCTCTTATTCTCTCCGGCTGTCGAGCCAAACCGCCGACGCAAGCGTGTCGGTGCTGACCGAACAGCACGTGGGTCTCGTGCACCATGTCGCGCGTCAGCTCTCACGGCGCCTGCACGACAAGGTCGACCTCGATGAGCTCGTGAGTGCCGGCGCGGTAGGGCTGATGCAGGCGGCGGCGAGCTATGAACCCGCACGAGGTCTCACGTTCAGCACCTACGCTGTTCCGCGCATCCGTGGCTCGATGCTGGACGAGTTGCGACGACACGACTTCATGTCGCGCGGCGCGCGCCGCAAGGCGCGATCGATAACCGCAGCGCGCGAGGCACTCCTCCATCGATTGGGTCGAGAGGCCAAGTCGTCGGAAGTCGCGATGGAACTCAACGTCAGCGTCGACACGCTGCGTCAGTGGGAGATGGACGTCGACGGCGCAATCGAAGTGTCGCTCGACGTCGCACCACGCGCGCTCCGTGACGAGGGACAGCTCACCGCCGCGGGCGCGATCGCGGACGAGAGCGCACCGGGCGCGGATGAGCGCCTTGGCCAGGAGGAGGAGGTCGCACTGCTTGGCCTGGCGATTCGCGGGCTGCGACCGCAGGAGCGCACTGTGTTGGCGCTCTACTTCTACGAGGAGCTCACGCTTCAGGAGATCGCGCGAGTTCTGGGACTATCTGCGTCGCGGATCTCGCAGATTAGGGGCGAAGCGCTCACTAAGCTTCGCGTTCAGATGAGAGCAGATTGA
- a CDS encoding Rieske (2Fe-2S) protein, with product MNRRDVKDEQSMNSCTECPLGEVLERRRFLRDAALAAVGIFAALGAVTSDARALPVRFASSLPVSARADERTYPIPNEDGAMIDREESLIVVRWQGTVYVFSLACPHQNTALKWEQREAQFQCPKHHSKYRPDGSFIEGRATRGMDRFAVRRNGDNVVVDLDKLYQQDKDAAEWKGAFIQA from the coding sequence ATGAATCGTCGTGATGTGAAAGATGAGCAGAGTATGAATTCGTGCACCGAGTGTCCATTGGGCGAGGTTCTGGAGCGCCGCCGCTTTCTGCGCGACGCCGCGCTGGCTGCGGTGGGTATCTTCGCCGCGCTTGGCGCCGTCACCTCCGACGCGCGTGCGCTGCCGGTGCGTTTCGCGTCCTCGTTGCCGGTGTCGGCGCGTGCCGACGAGCGCACATATCCGATACCTAACGAGGACGGCGCCATGATCGACCGGGAGGAATCGTTGATCGTCGTGCGCTGGCAGGGAACGGTCTACGTCTTCTCGCTCGCGTGTCCGCATCAGAACACGGCGCTCAAATGGGAGCAGCGCGAAGCGCAGTTCCAGTGCCCCAAGCATCACTCAAAGTATCGCCCAGACGGCTCCTTCATCGAGGGACGTGCAACCCGCGGCATGGATCGATTCGCGGTACGCCGCAACGGCGACAACGTCGTGGTCGATCTCGACAAACTGTATCAACAGGACAAGGACGCCGCGGAGTGGAAAGGGGCGTTCATTCAGGCTTGA
- a CDS encoding Rieske 2Fe-2S domain-containing protein gives MSCANCLSRRAFLAKGAAAAAAAALVAGCGNGVFGPPLPSHSAGGVPSGTLTIKVSDHTELASVGTLVQFGERAVKRVDTMSFFALSLICTHQGCDTAVQPTNIIECPCHHSRFNPDGTVINGPDNSAPTSINPLATIPTSYNPQTDELTIG, from the coding sequence ATGTCGTGTGCGAATTGTTTAAGTAGGCGCGCGTTTCTGGCGAAGGGCGCGGCGGCGGCGGCGGCCGCCGCACTCGTCGCAGGGTGCGGCAACGGCGTGTTCGGTCCACCCCTGCCGTCGCACTCCGCCGGCGGCGTCCCCTCGGGCACGCTGACGATCAAGGTTTCTGATCACACTGAGCTCGCCTCCGTCGGCACGCTCGTGCAGTTCGGCGAACGCGCCGTCAAGCGAGTCGACACAATGTCGTTCTTTGCGTTGTCGCTGATCTGCACTCATCAAGGGTGCGACACAGCCGTGCAGCCGACGAACATCATCGAATGCCCCTGTCATCATTCGCGTTTCAACCCTGACGGGACGGTGATCAATGGGCCGGACAACTCCGCGCCCACATCGATCAACCCGCTCGCGACGATCCCCACCTCGTATAACCCTCAAACCGACGAGTTGACGATCGGCTAG
- a CDS encoding deoxynucleoside kinase — translation MLLGVAGMVGTGKTTLSRALAARFGLQLALESVDATNPWLEHFYGEPEGMRTYGLHLQLHFLASRFAAMRRIRSAGGGWVLDRTWYEDAEVFARGLYEQRLMTAAEWDLYARLYGELLHSPAARPPRLLVYLHAPLSTVLDRIADRGRPKERDTSVEYWTALHTRYADWIAGFHRCPVLAIDVREYDIIADPTAIDDIAMQVREGLEGEIPQFELSV, via the coding sequence ATGCTCCTCGGCGTTGCCGGGATGGTCGGAACCGGAAAGACGACCCTTTCCCGAGCACTAGCAGCCAGATTCGGCCTTCAGCTCGCGCTCGAGAGTGTCGACGCAACCAACCCATGGCTCGAGCACTTCTACGGCGAGCCCGAGGGCATGCGCACGTACGGGTTGCATCTCCAGCTTCACTTTCTTGCCTCGCGCTTCGCAGCTATGCGGCGCATCCGCAGCGCGGGCGGTGGCTGGGTGCTCGACCGGACCTGGTACGAAGATGCTGAAGTGTTTGCGCGTGGCTTGTACGAGCAACGATTGATGACGGCGGCCGAGTGGGACCTCTACGCTCGGCTCTATGGCGAGCTCCTACACTCGCCCGCAGCTCGGCCGCCGCGGCTGCTCGTGTACCTCCATGCGCCCCTGTCTACGGTTCTCGACCGCATCGCCGATCGTGGGCGTCCGAAGGAGCGCGATACGAGCGTCGAATACTGGACGGCACTGCACACGCGGTACGCTGACTGGATTGCGGGTTTCCATCGCTGTCCCGTCCTCGCAATCGATGTTCGCGAGTACGACATCATCGCGGATCCGACGGCGATCGATGACATCGCTATGCAAGTGCGTGAGGGACTGGAGGGCGAGATTCCGCAATTCGAGCTCAGTGTCTAA
- a CDS encoding GvpL/GvpF family gas vesicle protein, which yields MADLQTSPTDVVTAGVAPDVGKYVYCIIRSDRLREFGAIGIGGGQRVYTVAFHDLAAVVSDTPIVIYDPTRENVLAHEFVNETVMKEHTVIPMSFGTVFRSEDDVTELLRSTYQAFSDVLSKMQDKIEFGLKVLWDREKVIANIERENDEIRRLKDEISRHTASSTYFARMQLGRLIDSALEEIGQRYVNDIHDQIKPVAVASRSNKPIGDRMILNAAFLVDRAQEFAFDERVKETSRKYEELLTFKYSGPWPPYNFVNIKLKLEKAD from the coding sequence ATGGCTGATTTGCAAACCTCCCCGACGGACGTTGTAACCGCCGGCGTCGCACCCGACGTCGGTAAATACGTGTACTGCATCATTCGCAGCGATCGCCTGCGTGAGTTCGGGGCGATCGGGATCGGTGGTGGACAGCGCGTATACACGGTGGCCTTTCACGATCTCGCGGCGGTCGTGAGCGATACTCCGATCGTCATCTACGATCCGACGCGCGAGAACGTACTCGCTCACGAGTTCGTGAACGAGACCGTGATGAAAGAGCACACCGTGATTCCCATGTCTTTCGGCACGGTGTTTCGATCGGAAGACGACGTTACCGAACTACTGCGCTCGACCTATCAAGCGTTCAGCGATGTTCTCAGCAAGATGCAGGACAAGATCGAGTTCGGGCTGAAAGTGTTGTGGGACCGAGAGAAGGTCATCGCCAACATCGAGCGAGAGAACGACGAGATCCGAAGGTTGAAGGACGAGATCAGTCGACACACCGCATCATCGACATACTTCGCTCGCATGCAGCTCGGCCGCCTGATCGACTCCGCACTCGAGGAAATCGGCCAACGCTACGTGAACGACATTCACGATCAGATCAAGCCCGTTGCCGTCGCAAGCCGCAGCAACAAGCCGATCGGCGATCGAATGATCCTCAACGCGGCGTTCCTCGTCGATCGAGCGCAGGAGTTTGCCTTCGACGAGCGCGTAAAGGAGACGAGCCGAAAGTACGAGGAGTTGTTGACGTTCAAGTACTCGGGCCCTTGGCCCCCGTACAACTTTGTGAATATCAAGCTGAAGTTAGAGAAGGCGGACTGA
- a CDS encoding gas vesicle protein GvpG, giving the protein MGLLSNILFFPVTGPVAGVRWALGKVQAVVEEELTDDSAVKQQLMELQMLVELGDIDDAEYVRREAALMQRLREVREWRERLGKGVSGGPVRVARDEDEGAKG; this is encoded by the coding sequence ATGGGGCTGCTCTCGAACATCCTTTTCTTTCCCGTTACCGGCCCCGTTGCGGGTGTCCGGTGGGCGTTAGGAAAGGTTCAGGCCGTTGTGGAGGAGGAGTTGACGGACGACTCGGCCGTGAAGCAGCAGCTCATGGAACTGCAGATGCTGGTCGAGCTCGGAGACATCGACGATGCCGAGTACGTGCGGCGCGAAGCGGCACTGATGCAGCGACTGCGCGAAGTGCGCGAGTGGCGTGAGCGTCTGGGAAAGGGCGTCTCGGGAGGCCCGGTTCGCGTCGCGCGCGACGAGGACGAAGGCGCAAAGGGGTGA
- a CDS encoding ArsA family ATPase, whose amino-acid sequence MSADRAPSRPAIDEFLERLPGLALIVGKGGVGKTTCAIGIAARLAAAGNRTLLVATDPAGSLGPALETTLVPGEASAVLGANGLSAMQLDPASARAAFLQRWREVLVTIIDRGTYLDSEEIRGLVDTSFPGADEIFGLLVLTQLLSADAPQRWSRFAVDTAPTGHTLRLLALPDTFAAMISLLDSMQAKHRFMVSALTHRYRRDAADDFLDEMRRTLGELREALGNSERAGAVLVTRSERVVVNETVRYAQALRGLGISIVAVVVDSMEGAISEDAVAMAELSEIAPAGGLFGLPRVEPPPIGLRACSLALGALTPLGVAAGRRKSMVGARERFRNEHRSKVDSKAGGPPSAGPDSAGQRKRILRLLRTLTIVGGKGGVGKTTVSCALAIISALEGAKGVDDTLLVSTDPAPSIGDALGITGTPWAHKGPESLNTAPGLHVWQMDAGSGFDELRDRYRHRVDSFFDAITGGSVDIAHDRAILRDLLSLAPPGIDELYALASLGELLEAGRYARVIIDPAPTGHLMRLLELPSLALEWSHRLMRLIMKYREVAGLVDAAQDLVTFSRRTRTLDRLLHDSTRAGAVLVSLDEPAVTAETQRLSAALGATGIAILGEVRNRVAASSHTSVAPEQLARVVFFAPEMDPPPIGVAAIRDWCERWQREDSR is encoded by the coding sequence GTGAGCGCTGATCGAGCGCCGAGCCGTCCCGCGATAGACGAATTTCTCGAGAGACTGCCCGGCCTCGCCCTCATCGTCGGTAAAGGCGGAGTCGGAAAGACCACATGCGCAATTGGTATTGCCGCACGGCTTGCCGCCGCAGGGAACCGGACCCTCCTCGTCGCCACGGATCCCGCCGGTTCACTCGGTCCCGCCCTCGAAACGACGCTCGTCCCTGGAGAAGCCAGCGCTGTCCTCGGCGCGAATGGGCTGTCGGCGATGCAACTCGATCCGGCTTCCGCACGGGCAGCGTTTCTCCAGCGGTGGCGAGAGGTCTTGGTCACGATCATCGATCGTGGGACCTACCTCGACTCGGAGGAGATCCGAGGTCTCGTCGACACATCATTTCCCGGCGCAGACGAGATCTTCGGTCTGCTCGTTCTGACGCAGCTGTTGAGCGCCGACGCGCCGCAACGATGGAGTCGATTCGCTGTCGATACGGCGCCGACCGGGCACACGCTTCGTCTCCTCGCGCTGCCTGACACCTTCGCCGCGATGATTTCGCTGCTCGATTCGATGCAGGCGAAGCATCGGTTCATGGTGAGCGCGCTGACGCACCGTTACCGACGGGACGCGGCGGACGACTTTCTGGACGAGATGCGGCGCACGCTTGGCGAATTGCGAGAAGCGTTAGGCAATTCGGAACGAGCGGGCGCGGTGCTGGTGACGCGGTCGGAGCGCGTCGTCGTGAACGAAACGGTGCGATATGCACAGGCGCTGCGGGGGCTCGGGATCTCTATTGTCGCGGTTGTCGTGGACTCGATGGAGGGAGCGATTTCAGAGGATGCGGTCGCGATGGCAGAGCTGTCGGAGATCGCGCCGGCGGGTGGTTTGTTCGGGCTGCCGCGCGTCGAGCCGCCGCCGATCGGCCTGAGGGCGTGTTCGTTAGCGTTAGGCGCGCTGACTCCGCTTGGAGTGGCTGCCGGCCGTCGGAAATCGATGGTGGGTGCGAGAGAACGCTTTCGGAACGAACATCGATCGAAGGTAGATTCGAAGGCGGGGGGGCCCCCCAGCGCCGGGCCCGACAGCGCCGGCCAGAGGAAACGCATCCTCCGCCTGCTGCGCACTCTCACAATTGTCGGCGGCAAGGGGGGTGTCGGTAAGACGACAGTCTCCTGTGCCCTCGCAATCATCTCCGCTCTCGAAGGCGCCAAGGGAGTTGACGACACACTGCTCGTCTCGACGGATCCCGCGCCATCCATCGGTGACGCTCTTGGAATCACTGGCACGCCCTGGGCACACAAAGGGCCGGAGTCCCTGAACACTGCACCCGGGCTACATGTATGGCAAATGGATGCCGGGAGCGGCTTCGACGAGCTCCGTGATCGCTATCGCCATCGTGTCGACAGCTTCTTCGATGCAATTACCGGCGGCAGCGTCGATATCGCACACGATCGCGCCATTCTACGTGACCTGTTGTCGCTCGCTCCACCTGGCATCGATGAGCTCTACGCGCTCGCGTCACTGGGTGAGTTGCTCGAAGCAGGACGCTACGCCCGCGTCATTATCGATCCCGCTCCTACGGGACACTTGATGCGGCTCCTCGAGTTGCCGTCACTGGCTCTCGAATGGAGTCATCGCTTGATGCGTCTCATCATGAAGTACAGAGAAGTCGCTGGACTGGTAGACGCGGCGCAGGATCTCGTGACCTTCAGTCGACGGACGCGCACACTGGATCGATTGCTCCACGATTCGACAAGAGCCGGCGCCGTGCTGGTCTCGCTCGACGAGCCAGCGGTGACCGCCGAGACACAGCGATTGTCGGCGGCACTTGGCGCAACGGGAATCGCGATCCTTGGGGAAGTTCGCAATCGTGTGGCTGCGAGCTCCCATACCTCAGTGGCTCCGGAGCAATTGGCACGCGTGGTTTTCTTCGCTCCCGAGATGGATCCACCTCCGATTGGCGTTGCCGCGATTCGCGACTGGTGCGAACGTTGGCAGCGAGAAGATTCGCGTTAA
- a CDS encoding GvpL/GvpF family gas vesicle protein: protein MARPSPSFSDIWYVYGVVPAAFDVTRAPTGLDDTDVELCADGDLAALVSRLDGEQYAPAAVEHATEDVEWLAPRAVAHDRVLIWASDQGPVVPLPLFSLFSGAPAVQKMLIERGSQLSSALDRAGSGREYALRVYRIDSELAKSAVDFSPRLAELRDAAAAATPGQRYLIERKLETERKQELLAIGARVARDIVAALRPVAVGSTETRIPPRASHGGAEAALILDAAFLVAAGELERFQRVLTDLVSRHSSRGFRFDFTGPWPLYHFVQSQPASSDDDA, encoded by the coding sequence ATGGCGCGTCCCTCCCCATCTTTCTCGGATATCTGGTACGTCTATGGCGTCGTTCCTGCAGCGTTCGACGTGACCCGCGCGCCGACTGGCTTGGACGACACCGATGTCGAGCTGTGTGCTGACGGCGATCTCGCGGCGCTGGTGTCGCGACTCGACGGAGAGCAATATGCGCCGGCAGCCGTCGAGCATGCGACGGAAGACGTGGAATGGCTCGCGCCGCGAGCGGTTGCGCACGACCGCGTGTTGATCTGGGCGAGCGACCAGGGTCCGGTGGTGCCGCTTCCGCTCTTCTCTCTGTTCAGTGGTGCACCGGCAGTTCAAAAGATGCTGATCGAACGAGGGTCACAACTCTCGTCGGCGCTGGACCGCGCCGGGTCTGGACGTGAGTACGCGTTGCGCGTCTATCGCATCGACTCCGAGCTCGCGAAGTCGGCAGTGGATTTCAGTCCGCGACTTGCCGAGCTGCGCGACGCCGCGGCGGCGGCCACGCCCGGTCAGCGATACCTCATCGAGCGCAAGCTCGAAACGGAACGGAAGCAGGAGCTCCTCGCCATCGGCGCCAGGGTCGCCCGCGATATCGTCGCCGCGCTCCGACCCGTCGCTGTGGGCTCGACCGAGACTCGTATCCCGCCTCGCGCCAGTCATGGCGGTGCGGAGGCGGCGCTGATCCTCGATGCCGCGTTTCTGGTCGCCGCGGGCGAGCTGGAACGGTTCCAGCGAGTGCTTACCGATCTTGTCAGCCGTCACTCGTCCCGGGGGTTTCGGTTCGACTTTACCGGTCCATGGCCGCTATATCACTTCGTTCAAAGCCAGCCCGCATCCAGTGACGACGACGCCTAA
- the gvpJ gene encoding gas vesicle protein GvpJ produces MTTTPNDSDDDELSDRQLALGDLLNRVLDKGVVISGHVTISIADIDLLALDLKLILTSVQTALERYDSAEHGDVSLLRSGSAKD; encoded by the coding sequence GTGACGACGACGCCTAACGACTCGGACGACGATGAGCTGTCCGACCGCCAGCTCGCGCTTGGCGATTTGCTCAATCGCGTTCTCGACAAGGGCGTCGTCATTTCGGGCCACGTGACGATCTCGATTGCCGACATCGATTTGCTGGCGTTGGATCTCAAGCTCATCCTGACTTCCGTGCAAACGGCGCTCGAGCGCTACGATTCCGCAGAGCATGGCGACGTATCTCTACTGCGTTCTGGCTCCGCCAAAGACTGA
- a CDS encoding GvpL/GvpF family gas vesicle protein, with product MATYLYCVLAPPKTEDFPTGLTGIAGAAVRAITTRAGAGLEAWVATVDESKLRASGSALARLALLHNEVIEAALATRRTPLPTRFGSCFADDEACLADLSAREDELFERLERVADAIEMSVLLVPIEGAVPWPAALPRGEEPSAGRRYLEVVRERTRAADERRAAADALTDRVTVAVSEVARDERRSLSKEPVAIAHLVRRADLEHYRRALAGVNAGPSLRIVVAGPRAPYSFASD from the coding sequence ATGGCGACGTATCTCTACTGCGTTCTGGCTCCGCCAAAGACTGAGGATTTTCCCACCGGCCTGACCGGGATCGCCGGTGCAGCCGTCCGTGCAATCACCACACGCGCGGGCGCGGGCCTCGAGGCATGGGTGGCGACTGTCGACGAATCGAAACTCCGCGCGAGCGGCAGCGCGCTCGCGCGGCTCGCGCTGCTGCATAACGAGGTGATCGAGGCCGCGCTGGCGACGCGGCGCACACCGCTCCCGACTCGCTTCGGTTCCTGCTTCGCTGACGACGAGGCTTGCCTCGCCGACCTCTCGGCGCGTGAGGACGAGTTATTTGAGCGCTTGGAGCGAGTCGCCGACGCGATCGAGATGTCGGTGCTTCTCGTCCCGATCGAAGGTGCGGTTCCATGGCCGGCCGCCCTTCCACGGGGGGAGGAACCTTCTGCAGGTCGACGCTACCTCGAGGTAGTGCGCGAGCGTACACGAGCCGCGGACGAACGTCGCGCGGCCGCTGATGCCCTGACCGATCGCGTAACGGTCGCGGTGTCGGAGGTCGCCAGGGATGAGCGCCGGTCCCTTTCCAAAGAACCGGTTGCGATTGCGCATCTCGTGCGGCGGGCAGATCTCGAGCACTATCGACGGGCGCTCGCTGGCGTGAATGCGGGTCCGTCGCTCAGAATCGTCGTCGCGGGACCGCGCGCGCCGTATAGTTTTGCGTCAGATTAG